One stretch of Niallia sp. XMNu-256 DNA includes these proteins:
- a CDS encoding metallophosphoesterase, translated as MIKMRKKLLSGCFSLAMTAALLTIPITADAKENLKEGERFELTILQTNDLHGHLDDLTTRKDGTTHHNSIAKYATIIESVRNEEENVLLVDGGDVFLRGEFQAGQGELETSILKALDYDAMVLGNNDFRVYPAGEGTPESRYEQLKDYHRNVNFSILTGNVIDKRTGKYIQNVKPWKSFNFKGIKVGMIGLTSMKPELRGWNDVADLDFIEPLEALNTLLPKMSEKSDINIVLSHAGNDEDHQLAKVPGVSAVLGADTHKIIRTPEYEFNGESMVPITQGGGEQEHYLGRLDLTFKVVDREMKLIDSDGFLYDITNVPADPEVQAMIDNYRAEMIVQ; from the coding sequence ATGATTAAGATGAGAAAAAAGTTATTGTCTGGCTGCTTTTCACTAGCTATGACGGCCGCCTTGTTGACAATACCTATAACGGCAGATGCGAAAGAGAACCTTAAGGAAGGGGAGAGGTTTGAGCTTACCATTCTCCAGACGAATGATTTACACGGCCATTTGGATGATCTCACGACACGAAAGGATGGAACGACTCACCACAATTCGATTGCAAAGTACGCGACCATAATTGAAAGCGTACGCAATGAAGAGGAGAATGTACTTCTCGTTGACGGTGGAGATGTCTTCCTTCGCGGTGAGTTTCAGGCGGGTCAAGGAGAGTTAGAGACTTCAATATTGAAAGCATTAGATTATGATGCGATGGTTCTCGGAAACAATGACTTTCGTGTTTACCCAGCCGGGGAGGGGACACCAGAGAGCCGCTATGAACAGTTAAAGGATTACCACCGCAACGTAAACTTTTCAATTCTTACTGGGAATGTTATTGATAAAAGAACAGGAAAGTACATACAGAATGTTAAGCCTTGGAAGAGTTTTAATTTTAAAGGTATTAAAGTTGGCATGATTGGACTCACTTCAATGAAGCCAGAACTACGCGGTTGGAATGATGTAGCAGATCTCGATTTTATCGAACCGCTTGAAGCCTTAAATACGTTGCTTCCTAAGATGAGTGAGAAGTCGGATATTAACATCGTCCTTTCACATGCCGGTAATGATGAAGATCATCAATTGGCTAAAGTTCCCGGAGTTTCAGCGGTACTAGGAGCGGATACACATAAGATTATTCGAACACCTGAATACGAATTCAACGGAGAATCGATGGTGCCAATCACCCAAGGCGGTGGAGAACAAGAACATTATTTAGGTCGTTTGGATTTAACTTTTAAAGTCGTTGACAGAGAAATGAAGCTCATCGATTCGGATGGATTCCTCTACGACATTACTAATGTTCCGGCAGATCCAGAGGTACAAGCAATGATAGACAATTATCGTGCAGAAATGATTGTTCAATAA
- a CDS encoding diphthine--ammonia ligase produces the protein MLELKKWKNGAKGHRFVLSFSGGKDSVLALYKAKQVGEAIGLLVMLEEEGKRSRSHGMSPGLIEAQAKSIGLPVYMAASSWRNYEKEFIHLLEKAKIHGAEALVTGDLDMEAHGCWHEKVTEHVGLRLGMPLWGMNHREAVKEFINLGFETIIVTVNLSLGMREDDLGRTLTHDYVEELEDRGIDPCGEGGEFHTTVINGPIFKFPIHVRKCEILKDGEYAFLPLALKDAQKNN, from the coding sequence ATGCTAGAATTAAAAAAGTGGAAAAATGGGGCAAAAGGTCATCGATTTGTTTTATCTTTTAGTGGTGGGAAAGATAGTGTTTTAGCTTTATATAAAGCCAAACAGGTTGGTGAAGCGATTGGACTTCTTGTGATGTTAGAAGAAGAGGGGAAACGTTCTCGATCCCATGGAATGTCGCCTGGGCTCATCGAAGCTCAAGCTAAATCGATTGGTTTGCCAGTATATATGGCCGCCTCAAGTTGGAGAAATTATGAAAAAGAATTTATCCATCTCTTAGAAAAGGCAAAAATTCATGGGGCTGAGGCCTTGGTTACGGGGGACTTGGATATGGAGGCTCATGGGTGTTGGCACGAAAAAGTAACAGAGCATGTAGGTTTAAGGCTTGGGATGCCTTTATGGGGGATGAATCATCGGGAAGCGGTCAAGGAATTTATTAATTTAGGCTTTGAAACAATAATTGTTACTGTTAATTTATCGTTAGGCATGCGAGAAGATGATTTAGGAAGAACGTTAACTCATGATTATGTGGAAGAACTTGAGGATCGTGGAATTGACCCTTGCGGTGAAGGTGGAGAATTCCACACCACTGTTATTAATGGTCCTATTTTTAAATTTCCTATACATGTACGTAAGTGTGAGATTTTGAAGGATGGAGAGTATGCCTTTTTACCGTTGGCATTAAAGGACGCCCAGAAAAATAATTAG
- a CDS encoding D-2-hydroxyacid dehydrogenase, giving the protein MNICVLDGYTLNPGDLSWSELKQLGKTDIYDRTPLELIFERAANAEIVLTNKTPLSKATLDRLPKLKYIGVLATGYDVVDIQAAKERGIVVTNIPNYGTASVSQMVFALLLEHCHHVQHHSDAVMEGQWGKNSDWCFWNYPLIELAGKTMGIVGLGRIGLQTARIASAFGMEVLAYSRHQREMDLPGFKWADNLNELMRLSDVVSLHCPLTPETEGMINSGNLSMMKRTSILINTSRGKLVNNNDLAEALNAGVIGGAGLDVLAVEPPEETNPLLQAKNCIITPHIAWATKEARNRLFDIAVDNIKAFIAKIPKNVVSS; this is encoded by the coding sequence ATGAATATTTGTGTTTTGGACGGATACACATTAAATCCTGGTGATTTAAGTTGGAGTGAACTGAAACAACTGGGGAAAACGGATATTTATGATCGAACCCCTCTGGAGCTCATTTTCGAAAGGGCTGCAAACGCTGAGATCGTCTTAACCAATAAAACCCCTCTTAGCAAGGCTACCCTTGATCGCCTTCCTAAGCTAAAGTATATTGGAGTACTAGCAACAGGTTATGATGTTGTGGATATTCAGGCTGCGAAGGAACGAGGAATTGTTGTGACAAACATTCCTAACTATGGTACAGCATCAGTGTCTCAAATGGTTTTTGCTCTGTTGTTAGAACACTGTCATCATGTACAACATCATAGCGATGCAGTGATGGAAGGGCAGTGGGGAAAGAATTCGGATTGGTGCTTCTGGAACTACCCACTTATTGAGTTGGCTGGTAAGACAATGGGAATCGTTGGATTAGGAAGAATCGGACTTCAAACAGCACGGATTGCTTCAGCTTTTGGGATGGAAGTGTTGGCCTATAGCAGACATCAACGTGAAATGGACTTGCCTGGTTTTAAGTGGGCGGATAATTTGAATGAATTAATGAGATTATCGGATGTAGTAAGCTTGCACTGCCCGTTAACCCCTGAAACCGAAGGGATGATAAACTCTGGGAATTTATCAATGATGAAACGTACTTCCATTCTTATCAACACGTCACGTGGCAAGTTAGTAAACAACAACGATCTAGCTGAGGCGTTAAATGCTGGAGTTATTGGTGGAGCTGGATTGGACGTATTAGCAGTAGAACCACCGGAAGAAACAAATCCATTGCTTCAAGCAAAAAACTGTATTATTACGCCACACATAGCCTGGGCTACGAAGGAAGCGCGCAATCGTCTTTTTGATATTGCCGTTGATAATATAAAGGCTTTCATCGCAAAGATCCCAAAGAACGTAGTATCTTCGTGA
- a CDS encoding GNAT family N-acetyltransferase, with product MIRQATIDEMLSLWYKFYTSEYFTKNIQKGNTEFWAIEHHARLIGELYLFKELDDPDFADGNTTAYLYGFQIEEIMRGKGLGTVLIKRVLQRVKELDFKYVTIGVEPDHEPNIRLYKKLGFIEKIKTVNENPCDVDENVMPIKGPAYLLLRKAL from the coding sequence ATGATTAGGCAAGCAACAATAGATGAGATGTTATCTCTTTGGTACAAATTTTATACTTCTGAATATTTTACAAAAAATATTCAGAAGGGGAACACCGAATTTTGGGCAATCGAACATCATGCTAGATTGATTGGTGAGTTGTATCTATTCAAAGAACTTGATGATCCAGATTTTGCGGACGGCAACACAACTGCTTATCTATATGGATTTCAAATTGAAGAAATCATGCGAGGGAAAGGCCTAGGGACCGTGCTCATAAAACGCGTTTTGCAAAGAGTAAAAGAGTTGGATTTCAAATATGTAACCATCGGCGTTGAACCTGATCATGAACCAAATATTCGATTATATAAGAAACTGGGGTTTATAGAAAAAATCAAAACCGTAAACGAAAACCCCTGTGATGTAGATGAGAATGTAATGCCTATTAAAGGTCCAGCTTACCTATTGTTGCGTAAAGCACTCTAA
- a CDS encoding glycine/betaine/sarcosine/D-proline family reductase selenoprotein B — protein MSKKVLYYLNQFFSQIGGEDKAGIAPLFKEEPVGLATAFAGGIKNNGEFAGTLICGDNFFNENNEEALEFLEMIYNDIHPDLVIAGPAFNAGRYGMACAGVAEYFNKKGVPVISGMYEENPGLEIARLNAYVIPTSDSAAGMRKALPAMIELANKVLSDQKVKPKQDGYFTQGRRLTILSEEIGAKRAVDMLLKRLKNEEFETELPMPEFDKVDPAPAIADLSKATIALVTTGGIVPKGNPDHLQSASAQKWVKYDISKLDKLGDDYYTVHGGFDPVYANELPDRVAPLDQLRHFEKNGYIGEVYHLFYSTTGTGTAVGNSEKFGREIGQELKEAGVDGVILTSTUGTCTRCGATLVKEIERYGIPIIHMATITTISQSVGANRIVPTVAIPYPVGNPTLEAEKENQIRQTLVKNALDILAKEVIEPPLIYSKN, from the coding sequence ATGAGTAAAAAAGTGTTATACTACTTAAACCAATTTTTCAGCCAAATTGGCGGTGAAGACAAAGCTGGAATAGCCCCTCTGTTTAAAGAAGAACCTGTTGGGCTTGCTACTGCTTTTGCTGGTGGGATTAAAAACAATGGAGAGTTTGCCGGAACCTTAATCTGTGGGGATAACTTCTTCAATGAAAACAATGAGGAAGCTCTTGAGTTTTTAGAAATGATTTATAACGATATTCACCCTGATTTAGTGATCGCTGGCCCTGCTTTCAATGCAGGGCGTTACGGAATGGCTTGTGCGGGTGTTGCCGAATATTTCAATAAAAAAGGGGTTCCTGTGATTTCAGGTATGTATGAGGAAAATCCAGGACTTGAAATAGCTCGTCTAAACGCTTATGTGATTCCAACTTCTGACTCTGCAGCCGGAATGCGTAAGGCTCTTCCAGCAATGATTGAACTTGCAAATAAAGTTTTATCTGACCAAAAAGTAAAACCGAAGCAAGACGGCTACTTCACACAAGGAAGACGTTTGACCATCCTTTCTGAAGAAATTGGGGCAAAACGTGCTGTAGATATGCTTTTAAAACGACTTAAAAATGAAGAATTCGAAACAGAATTGCCAATGCCTGAGTTCGACAAAGTCGATCCTGCTCCTGCAATTGCTGATTTGTCTAAAGCAACGATTGCTTTAGTAACTACTGGTGGAATTGTTCCTAAAGGAAATCCTGATCACTTGCAATCAGCTTCTGCACAAAAATGGGTTAAATACGATATTTCTAAACTAGATAAATTAGGTGATGATTATTACACGGTCCATGGTGGATTTGACCCTGTTTACGCCAATGAGTTACCTGACCGTGTGGCTCCGCTGGACCAACTTCGTCATTTCGAGAAAAATGGATATATCGGCGAGGTTTATCACCTTTTTTACTCTACAACAGGAACGGGTACTGCTGTTGGAAATTCTGAAAAATTTGGTCGTGAAATTGGACAAGAATTGAAAGAAGCTGGTGTAGATGGTGTTATCCTAACCTCCACCTGAGGAACTTGTACACGTTGCGGTGCAACGTTAGTAAAAGAAATTGAACGTTATGGTATTCCTATTATTCATATGGCTACAATTACTACGATCTCACAGTCTGTCGGTGCGAACCGCATTGTTCCAACAGTTGCTATTCCTTACCCTGTGGGTAATCCGACATTAGAAGCAGAAAAAGAAAATCAAATTCGTCAAACATTAGTTAAAAATGCATTAGATATCTTAGCAAAAGAAGTGATCGAACCACCATTAATCTATTCAAAAAATTAA
- a CDS encoding glycine/sarcosine/betaine reductase component B subunit, translating into MRLEIQKVKIDHIVFGDETKVHGSQLTIHRDTLIKHLKELPNIKDINVDIAMPGEKKRIIPVKDVIEPRIKVKGDGSGFPGVTSGITQMGDGVVKSLDGVAIVTIGDIVGFQEGIIDMWGEGAKWTPFSKTKNIVVDITPVDGLHPHEHEETVRIAGLTAAEIIGEAAREAASFVSEVYELGTIKEETEKYPELPKVAYVEMLISQGLLHDGYIYGVNSGQILPTYLHPNEELDHAVISGNCVAACDKITTYQHQNNAVIKELYKLHGNEINFIGIVLQPELTTMDGKLIATDYTAKICKQLGADGVIISEEGYGNPDSDLVMICERLEKDGIKTVLITDECSGWEGTSQPLTDAKEEAVAVVSTGNVSHVVELEKADEILGDPHAIANIAGGWDGAYDIETGIMKCELNAIIGATSEIGTHNATVELY; encoded by the coding sequence ATGAGACTTGAAATTCAAAAAGTTAAAATCGATCATATCGTGTTTGGCGATGAAACCAAAGTACACGGTTCACAGTTAACCATTCATAGAGATACCCTAATTAAACATTTAAAAGAACTCCCCAACATTAAGGATATTAATGTCGATATTGCTATGCCTGGTGAGAAGAAGCGAATTATTCCCGTAAAAGATGTCATCGAACCCCGCATTAAAGTGAAAGGTGATGGAAGTGGTTTTCCTGGAGTTACTAGCGGCATCACTCAAATGGGCGACGGCGTAGTTAAATCGTTAGATGGAGTTGCCATTGTTACCATTGGAGATATAGTGGGTTTCCAAGAAGGAATTATCGATATGTGGGGTGAAGGCGCTAAGTGGACACCTTTCTCAAAAACTAAAAATATTGTTGTAGACATTACACCAGTAGACGGTTTGCATCCGCATGAGCATGAAGAAACGGTTCGTATCGCAGGCTTAACAGCAGCTGAAATAATTGGAGAAGCTGCCAGAGAAGCTGCTAGTTTTGTATCTGAAGTATATGAACTTGGAACAATTAAAGAAGAAACAGAAAAATACCCTGAATTACCGAAAGTTGCTTATGTTGAGATGTTAATTTCCCAGGGGTTACTTCATGATGGGTACATCTATGGTGTAAACTCAGGACAAATCTTGCCCACTTACTTACATCCAAATGAAGAGCTGGATCATGCGGTTATTTCTGGTAACTGTGTTGCTGCATGCGATAAAATTACCACTTACCAGCATCAAAATAATGCAGTAATTAAAGAGTTGTACAAACTACATGGCAATGAAATTAACTTTATCGGTATTGTATTACAACCCGAGTTAACAACAATGGACGGTAAATTAATAGCTACCGATTATACAGCTAAAATTTGTAAACAATTAGGAGCTGATGGAGTTATTATTTCCGAAGAGGGATACGGAAACCCCGACTCTGACTTGGTTATGATTTGTGAAAGACTTGAAAAAGACGGTATAAAAACAGTTCTAATTACGGATGAGTGTTCTGGCTGGGAGGGTACGAGTCAGCCTCTTACAGATGCTAAAGAAGAAGCTGTTGCTGTTGTGTCCACAGGCAATGTTAGTCATGTTGTGGAACTTGAAAAGGCCGATGAGATTTTAGGAGATCCTCATGCCATTGCAAATATTGCGGGTGGCTGGGATGGTGCATACGACATAGAAACTGGCATCATGAAATGTGAATTAAACGCAATCATTGGAGCAACTTCTGAGATCGGAACACACAATGCAACAGTAGAATTATACTAG
- a CDS encoding GrdX family protein — protein MIVTNNKRVAENYQDAILIDGDIHDLYQKVRDFVYIGHKLHTHPLSASIGMLHSPVKSVILSDTIHFDQKSMKIISESIQKYKNLIGKRQPKVSRQSDYELLDFELTSTALEELKKFRRG, from the coding sequence ATGATAGTAACAAATAATAAGAGAGTTGCTGAAAACTACCAAGATGCTATTTTAATAGACGGAGATATTCATGATTTATACCAAAAAGTACGTGATTTTGTTTATATTGGTCATAAATTACATACTCATCCCCTTTCTGCAAGTATCGGAATGCTTCATTCACCGGTTAAAAGTGTTATTCTTTCAGACACTATACATTTTGATCAGAAATCCATGAAGATTATCAGCGAGAGTATTCAAAAATACAAGAATCTAATTGGAAAAAGACAACCGAAAGTTTCTCGTCAATCTGACTATGAGTTACTAGACTTTGAACTGACTAGTACAGCATTAGAAGAGCTAAAGAAATTTAGAAGGGGATGA
- the hydA gene encoding dihydropyrimidinase has translation MGLLIKNGTIISAVDEFVGDILVENEKIKEVGVNLSEEGHEVVDATGKFVFPGGVDEHVHMGPFNSYSFETSHAAVVGGTTTIVDFAPQFEGMGLIESKDKHNKERAEGISTADYSFHTMVMDTDDKLLEEIPLMAENGLATVKLLMAYNGTPYHANDELIFRTMQIARDHGITVMLHCENGDMIVELENQLFEKGNKLPINWSYSRPALVEDEATRRAIYLAELADCPTFIVHVTTEGAMNHIKEAQERGLSVYGETCTHYLILDESYLNTPDIEGAKYVCAPALRPKPHQEALWKAVRDNDLIAVSSDHAAYRGGFAAKSLFEFPNIPPGAPGMQDRLAMLWSQGVEKGRISRQRFVEIFATSPAKMVGLYPQKGLISPGADADIVIYDPEYRGIITHADSYEGTDYSTYEGFERIGIAEKVYLRGKLMAERGKLVGDKGNGRYIKAKPYGLTYQNFKKEVKDKVLQ, from the coding sequence ATGGGACTACTGATCAAAAATGGAACAATCATTTCCGCAGTTGATGAATTCGTTGGCGACATTTTAGTTGAAAATGAAAAGATTAAAGAAGTTGGAGTCAATTTATCTGAAGAAGGTCATGAGGTTGTAGATGCAACCGGAAAATTTGTTTTTCCAGGCGGTGTAGATGAGCATGTTCACATGGGACCTTTCAACTCTTATTCTTTTGAAACATCACATGCTGCAGTGGTAGGAGGAACAACAACAATTGTGGACTTTGCTCCTCAATTTGAGGGCATGGGACTGATCGAATCAAAAGATAAACATAATAAAGAAAGAGCTGAAGGAATTTCTACTGCAGATTATTCGTTCCATACAATGGTCATGGATACGGACGATAAATTACTTGAAGAAATTCCACTTATGGCTGAAAACGGCCTTGCTACCGTTAAATTATTAATGGCTTATAACGGAACACCATATCATGCAAATGATGAGCTGATCTTTAGAACAATGCAAATTGCTAGGGATCATGGGATTACCGTTATGCTGCATTGTGAAAATGGTGACATGATTGTTGAATTGGAAAATCAATTATTTGAAAAAGGCAATAAATTACCAATCAACTGGTCGTATTCAAGACCCGCATTAGTTGAAGATGAAGCTACAAGAAGAGCCATTTACTTAGCCGAACTTGCTGATTGTCCTACATTTATTGTTCATGTAACAACTGAAGGTGCAATGAACCATATTAAAGAAGCACAAGAACGCGGATTATCAGTGTATGGCGAAACATGTACTCACTATTTAATTTTAGATGAGTCTTACTTAAATACACCAGATATTGAAGGTGCTAAATATGTCTGCGCACCGGCGCTAAGACCTAAACCTCATCAAGAGGCTTTATGGAAAGCTGTTCGCGATAACGATTTAATCGCCGTGTCATCTGACCATGCTGCATACAGAGGCGGCTTTGCAGCAAAATCATTATTTGAATTTCCTAATATCCCACCGGGTGCACCGGGTATGCAAGATCGTCTTGCAATGCTTTGGTCACAAGGTGTTGAAAAAGGAAGAATTTCTCGTCAACGATTTGTTGAGATATTTGCTACAAGTCCAGCAAAAATGGTCGGATTATATCCACAAAAAGGATTAATTTCACCAGGTGCTGACGCTGATATTGTTATTTATGATCCTGAATATCGCGGGATAATTACTCATGCAGATAGTTATGAGGGTACTGATTATTCAACTTATGAAGGGTTTGAAAGAATTGGTATTGCCGAAAAAGTTTACTTAAGAGGTAAATTAATGGCTGAACGTGGAAAATTAGTAGGCGATAAGGGTAATGGTCGATACATTAAAGCTAAACCTTACGGATTAACTTATCAAAACTTTAAAAAAGAAGTTAAAGATAAAGTGCTTCAATAG
- a CDS encoding isochorismatase family protein, protein MANNIFYKDNNGNYAFDTNVLEVAFKEARKIYKERGFMREMGQGIAPAITTVDMAKAWMSEGHPFTCEKSEEVCANALKVLEAGRKAGIPIFHTTTGYVGEQQWDLPRWDEKIPMSTLDINSEWMEIDPKLKPQPEEPVIHKKFASNFFGTHLAQTLNYLGVDTLIVMGATACACVRHTVMDSTGYGFKTLIPEGTIGDRVPGVVEWNMFDMEAKFADVLTVDEVVKYLESIDNSVYTKPARKLDRELVTN, encoded by the coding sequence ATGGCTAATAATATTTTTTATAAAGACAATAATGGGAATTATGCATTTGATACAAATGTATTGGAGGTTGCTTTTAAAGAAGCGCGTAAGATTTATAAAGAACGTGGATTTATGCGTGAAATGGGTCAAGGGATAGCTCCAGCAATTACAACCGTTGATATGGCTAAAGCCTGGATGAGCGAAGGACATCCATTTACATGCGAAAAATCAGAAGAAGTTTGTGCCAACGCACTGAAAGTTTTAGAAGCTGGACGTAAAGCTGGTATTCCTATCTTCCATACGACAACTGGTTACGTAGGAGAGCAACAATGGGACTTACCTCGGTGGGATGAAAAAATTCCTATGAGTACTTTAGATATTAATTCAGAATGGATGGAGATTGATCCTAAATTAAAACCACAACCAGAAGAGCCAGTTATTCATAAAAAATTTGCATCTAACTTCTTTGGTACTCACTTAGCTCAAACATTAAACTATTTGGGAGTAGATACATTAATCGTTATGGGTGCCACAGCATGTGCTTGTGTACGTCATACAGTAATGGACTCAACAGGATATGGATTCAAGACGTTGATTCCAGAGGGAACAATTGGTGACCGTGTACCTGGTGTTGTTGAATGGAACATGTTTGATATGGAAGCTAAATTTGCTGACGTATTAACTGTTGATGAGGTTGTTAAATACTTAGAAAGTATCGACAACAGTGTTTATACTAAACCTGCAAGAAAACTAGATAGAGAACTAGTAACCAATTAA
- a CDS encoding HNH endonuclease has protein sequence MSTCELCEREDVETTVHHLLPKEMGGTFGPTAYLCIPCHKQIHALYTNEEIAARLTTIPKLKEDPQLSRFLKWIRKQPSTKLMKIKKSNDRKRKR, from the coding sequence ATGAGTACATGTGAACTTTGTGAGCGGGAGGATGTTGAGACGACGGTTCATCACCTATTGCCAAAAGAAATGGGAGGTACCTTTGGCCCAACAGCTTACTTATGTATTCCGTGCCATAAACAAATCCATGCACTTTATACGAATGAAGAAATTGCAGCGCGTTTAACAACCATTCCTAAACTAAAAGAAGATCCCCAACTATCACGCTTTCTAAAATGGATCCGAAAACAACCCTCAACAAAGTTAATGAAAATAAAGAAATCAAATGACCGAAAACGTAAGAGATAG
- a CDS encoding AEC family transporter, translating into MDLLLIVLPAFLIFGAGFIGQKLLKLDIKSISTMSLYLMLPFLTFDTFYSNQLNIEYFYMFLFTFLLAVILIILTVLYGIFIKANKTQMSAMLLGTIFPNSGNYGAPVAMFAFGATGFQYAVIFMVIHAFLINTIGIFIASYGSEKTTSMKDSVMRVLKMPVLYGFLFGVVFQQLHIELPSTIRDGISLVGSASIPTVMLILGMQLAEIKPQKFELKYVNSVTIFRMLVSPLLAVVLVSFMPVNDLIKNVYILLAAMPIAANTTLLAVQFNVKPDLTSFTTLVTTLLSLVTIPLTLFLIK; encoded by the coding sequence GTGGATTTGTTATTGATTGTACTACCAGCATTTCTTATTTTTGGAGCGGGATTTATTGGTCAAAAACTATTAAAATTGGATATTAAATCAATTTCGACGATGTCGCTATATTTAATGCTTCCGTTTTTAACATTCGATACGTTCTATTCAAATCAGTTAAATATTGAATACTTTTATATGTTTTTATTTACATTTCTCCTTGCTGTTATTTTGATTATTTTAACTGTTCTCTATGGAATTTTTATTAAGGCAAATAAAACGCAAATGTCAGCGATGTTATTAGGAACCATTTTCCCTAACAGTGGAAATTATGGGGCACCTGTCGCTATGTTTGCCTTTGGTGCAACAGGTTTTCAGTATGCTGTCATTTTTATGGTCATTCACGCATTTTTAATTAACACAATAGGAATTTTTATTGCTTCTTATGGAAGTGAAAAAACCACCTCGATGAAAGATTCAGTAATGCGAGTATTGAAAATGCCTGTGCTTTATGGATTTCTATTTGGTGTAGTATTTCAGCAGCTTCATATCGAATTACCCTCTACCATTCGAGACGGCATCAGTTTAGTTGGGTCGGCTTCAATACCGACTGTCATGTTAATTTTGGGCATGCAGCTCGCAGAGATTAAACCGCAAAAATTTGAATTAAAATATGTAAACTCTGTTACCATTTTTCGAATGTTAGTGTCGCCACTACTTGCTGTCGTCCTTGTTAGTTTCATGCCTGTCAATGATTTAATCAAAAATGTTTATATTCTCTTGGCGGCCATGCCAATTGCAGCTAATACGACACTTCTAGCTGTACAGTTTAATGTAAAGCCTGATTTAACCTCCTTCACAACATTAGTGACAACATTGCTTAGTTTGGTGACTATCCCACTAACGCTTTTTTTAATAAAATAA